One Arvicanthis niloticus isolate mArvNil1 chromosome 13, mArvNil1.pat.X, whole genome shotgun sequence genomic window carries:
- the LOC117719268 gene encoding uncharacterized protein LOC117719268 — MRVASVGLGWEVTEVTETVVTETVVTEAVEMGPCKQRGQPVQAPLAPLDTLCSWLDGMEELQASQGPLAADATLAASQLREQELLLRLLRERASHVEPRLREAGSPSGLCTRWHHLVQQAEARRRLLEQLVPAAQSFETACQALLLQLSPSERLLAELRLGPKCLEESLPCLQEVCEGIVARARELERVLQTGQRLAELLTGDQAQLVRQQLNQFQDRVKLTESQVACAQQKLLFAQRPESSKSSPPAGLEAQLEPEGSASVHPEPKALKQLSAQLIQLAERLEQLAQWAETSSQEAAPTVTIWEQSLSSATLGADTKPLEGHWSETREQDAGLKAIWEPAVQISCGLAEQAAIEKLRPESDWNLGLQEFPWGRQTLAVSWLGRTGDAAYQSTCHLGLFMDLQGCQAAMSSPSCERIHTLEGVLVLVGHLVEKLVLCPQRLSQAEPLGTKVVQVQSWVLEELPGALTPKYWTQAPRKILALRSLDQGPPGELESRDKAFLLGKIPEELSWRPWWAEVMENWSLRKPEHSKRNEEKRDQWEQLEQGHQEQDLVDSFLAAGEQDSVGQGWPSYNWGKRGLYHKLSTVFEPGLSSGQKQPNSVVRTRNTEGTSTPVARGRPKVQGALAARGAMMVRVGGGWAALDEFLVKNDPVRAKGRTSQKIHERFLCWTPSVSAPGVITLRLWTSIGMSSSRPLSLKTGLQIGKEHRDPSSYKVKTSEQPTEEKL; from the exons ATGAGAGTGGCCAGTGTGGGCCTTGGGTGGGAA GTGACAGAGGTCACAGAGACGGTGGTGACAGAGACAGTAGTGACGGAGGCTGTGGAGATGGGGCCCTGCAAGCAAAGAGGGCAGCCAGTCCAG GCGCCTCTAGCACCCCTGGACACACTGTGCAGCTGGCTGGATGGCATGGAGGAACTGCAGGCTTCACAAGGACCCCTGGCAGCAGATGCCACCTTGGCTGCCTCACAGCTGCGAGAACAGGAG CTGCTCCTGCGGCTGCTGAGGGAGCGTGCATCACACGTGGAGCCAAGATTACGAGAGGCTGGGAGCCCATCAGGGCTGTGCACACGATGGCACCATCTGGTACAACAGGCAGAAGCCAG GCGGAGGCTCCTGGAGCAGCTTGTTCCAGCAGCGCAGAGCTTTGAAACAGCCTGCCAGGCTCTGCTGCTGCAGCTGAGCCCGAGTGAGCGGCTACTGGCTGAGCTGCGGCTGGGGCCCAAGTGCCTTGAGGAATCGTTGCCGTGCCTCCAG GAGGTGTGTGAGGGGATTGTGGCACGTGCCAGGGAGCTGGAAAGGGTTTTGCAGACTGGCCAGAGGCTGGCAGAGCTACTTACTG GTGACCAAGCTCAGCTTGTGCGACAGCAGCTGAATCAATTCCAGGATCGTGTAAAGCTGACTGAGTCACAAGTCGCCTGTGCCCAGCAGAAGCTGCTGTTTGCTCAAAGGCCAGAGTCCTCCAAGTCCTCACCACCGGCAGGCCTGGAGGCCCAGCTTGAACCGGAAGGGTCTGCCTCAGTACATCCAGAGCCCAAGGCTCTGAAGCAG CTGAGTGCCCAGCTGATCCAGCTAGCAGAGCGGCTTGAGCAGCTGGCACAGTGGGCAGAGACTTCTAGTCAGGAAGCAGCACCCACAGTGACCATCTGGGAACAGAGCCTCTCATCAG CTACACTTGGGGCAGATACTAAGCCCCTGGAAGGGCACTGGTCAGAGACTCGAGAACAAGACGCTGGACTGAAGGCCATATGGGAGCCAGCTGTGCAGATCTCGTGTGGCCTGGCAGAGCAGGCAGCCATTGAGAAGCTGAGGCCTGAGAGTGACTGGAACCTGGGTTTACAG GAGTTCCCGTGGGGACGGCAAACCCTGGCCGTGTCATGGCTAGGAAGGACAGGAGACGCTGCCTATCAGAGCACTTGCCACTTGGGCCTGTTCATGGACCTGCAGGGCTGCCAGGCCGCCATGTCTAGCCCCTCCTGTGAGAG GATACACACCCTGGAAGGGGTGCTGGTGCTTGTCGGCCACCTTGTAGAGAAGCTGGTCTTGTGCCCTCAGAGGCTGAGCCAGGCTGAACCCTTGGGGACCAAG GTGGTACAAGTCCAAAGCTGGGTGTTGGAGGAGCTGCCTGGGGCCCTGACTCCAAAGTACTGGACTCAAGCCCCAAGGAAGATACTGGCTTTGAGGAGTCTTGACCAGGGGCCGCCTGGGGAGCTGGAGAGTAGAGATAAGGCTTTCCTCCTGGGGAAGATTCCAGAAGAACTGAGCTGGAGGCCATGGTGGGCAGAGGTCATGGAGAACTGGAGTCTTAGGAAGCCAGAGCATAGCAAGAGGAATGAGGAGAAAAGGGACCAGTGGGAACAGCTGGAACAGGGCCACCAGGAACAG GACCTTGTGGACAGCTTCCTGGCAGCTGGGGAACAGGACAGCGTTGGACAAGGCTGGCCTAGCTATAACTGGGGGAAACGTGGGCTTTACCACAAGCTCTCCACCGTGTTCGAGCCAGGGCTCTCCAGTGGCCAGAAACAGCCCAATAGCGTGGTCAGAACAAGGAATACAGAAGGGACAAGTACACCAGTGGCCAGAGGCAGGCCCAAGGTCCAGGGAGCCTTG GCAGCACGGGGAGCCATGATGGTTCGTGTTGGAGGTGGTTGGGCGGCTCTGGATGAGTTTCTGGTAAAAAATGACCCAGTCAGAG CAAAGGGGAGAACCAGTCAGAAGATCCACGAAAGGTTCCTGTGCTGGACTCCTAGTGTGTCAGCTCCTGGGGTCATCACCCTGAGGCTCTGGACCTCCATCGGAATGAGCTCTAGCAGACCCCTGTCTCTGAAG ACAGGGCTGCAAATTGGCAAAGAACACAGAGACCCCAGCTCCTACAAGGTCAAAACCTCAGAGCAGCCCACTGAGGAGAAGCTGTGA